Proteins from a genomic interval of Halomonas alkaliantarctica:
- a CDS encoding phage tail protein — translation MSQTTPIKITVDKQAIRRIESDLMHIKNGAPRAMSRAINHTLGVTRTEASKEIRKQVKLKAGYVRDKLTVKRATVNSLNGAIRTPTRGTLLTRYPHQAYKAGGVGVQVKPSGGKKRMPGAFFIRFANGVQAIAIRTQYGPGLGRSEGIKVLYGPSTSQVFSYVKDDLQAPSGNRLMQRMDYEAERLLNRQ, via the coding sequence ATGAGCCAGACCACCCCGATCAAGATTACGGTGGATAAGCAGGCGATCCGCCGTATCGAAAGTGACTTGATGCACATTAAGAATGGCGCACCGCGCGCCATGAGCCGTGCCATTAACCACACATTAGGCGTAACGCGCACCGAGGCCAGCAAAGAGATTCGTAAGCAGGTGAAGCTCAAAGCGGGCTATGTGCGCGACAAGCTGACCGTTAAGCGGGCCACCGTTAATAGCTTGAACGGCGCAATCCGGACGCCAACGCGGGGCACTCTACTTACACGCTACCCACACCAAGCCTACAAAGCGGGCGGAGTGGGTGTGCAGGTGAAGCCAAGCGGCGGCAAAAAGCGCATGCCTGGCGCTTTCTTTATCCGCTTCGCCAACGGTGTGCAGGCTATCGCCATTCGTACCCAATACGGCCCAGGCCTCGGGCGCAGTGAAGGCATCAAGGTGCTTTACGGCCCCTCCACCAGCCAGGTGTTTTCCTATGTGAAAGACGACCTGCAGGCACCCAGCGGCAATCGCTTAATGCAGCGCATGGATTATGAAGCAGAACGACTACTCAATCGGCAGTGA
- a CDS encoding head-tail joining protein, whose translation MSVFEDEVREGTREILEEAGDPACFAALNADPVPVNVMLDRDVERTVAGMQGVIMEARTELTGYTSELGAGARGDVVTLNGKGWRLGQKARDDGYLVTWIVTPERT comes from the coding sequence ATGAGCGTCTTTGAAGACGAAGTGCGGGAAGGCACGCGGGAAATACTGGAGGAAGCCGGTGATCCGGCTTGCTTCGCCGCTCTGAATGCTGATCCTGTTCCTGTCAATGTAATGCTCGATCGAGACGTGGAGCGCACAGTGGCAGGCATGCAAGGCGTCATTATGGAAGCCCGCACCGAGCTAACCGGTTACACCAGTGAACTTGGTGCGGGTGCCCGCGGCGATGTAGTGACGCTGAACGGTAAGGGTTGGCGTTTAGGCCAAAAGGCCCGCGACGACGGCTACCTGGTGACCTGGATTGTGACGCCGGAGAGAACATGA
- a CDS encoding major capsid protein, with the protein MDLFATRTMLAAIRQMQQSRRFLGTLYFGAEPVTATTENVDIDIIKGNRKMAPFVRPNRPGKVVDRSGSVMRSYKPAYVKPKLETSAGLLLNQRQPGEHIYTGRTPLERAGDQLARDMEDLDDQINRREEWMIAQALTTGMVEVKGDGVDDIVDYQMDDDNLITEAVQWSEDTADPVADLRKYKRRIAKKTGRTANASVMSSEAADAFLDNESVIKKLNTRRIDLGMIRPEELPDGVTYLGYLNDPGMDLYAYEEWYQPDKGEEAPMIPAGGLIVGPTSTRCSMLYGAIQDMKALEGGLFDVARYPKSWLEDDPGVRWLMMQSAPLPGFHEPDAFIFANVA; encoded by the coding sequence ATGGACTTATTTGCAACACGCACCATGCTGGCTGCTATCCGTCAAATGCAGCAAAGCCGCCGCTTCCTGGGCACCCTCTACTTCGGCGCTGAGCCGGTCACTGCGACCACCGAAAATGTTGATATCGACATTATCAAGGGCAACCGCAAGATGGCGCCCTTTGTGCGTCCTAACCGTCCCGGCAAAGTGGTTGATCGCTCGGGTAGCGTTATGCGCAGCTATAAGCCTGCCTACGTTAAACCGAAACTGGAAACCAGCGCTGGCCTATTGTTGAACCAGCGTCAGCCGGGAGAGCATATCTATACTGGTCGCACACCACTTGAGCGCGCCGGAGATCAACTAGCCCGGGATATGGAAGATCTGGATGACCAGATCAACCGCCGCGAAGAGTGGATGATTGCCCAGGCGCTCACCACCGGCATGGTGGAGGTCAAAGGTGACGGTGTTGACGATATTGTCGATTACCAGATGGACGACGATAACTTGATCACAGAGGCCGTTCAGTGGTCGGAAGACACCGCCGATCCGGTTGCCGATCTACGCAAGTACAAGCGCCGCATTGCCAAGAAAACCGGCCGCACTGCGAATGCTAGTGTTATGAGCTCCGAGGCGGCTGATGCCTTCCTTGATAACGAATCGGTGATCAAGAAACTGAATACGCGCCGCATCGACCTTGGCATGATCCGACCGGAAGAGCTGCCGGACGGTGTGACGTACCTTGGCTACCTAAATGATCCTGGTATGGATCTCTACGCCTACGAAGAGTGGTATCAACCTGATAAGGGCGAAGAAGCTCCGATGATTCCCGCTGGCGGGCTGATCGTTGGGCCAACTTCAACCCGCTGCTCAATGCTGTATGGCGCTATTCAGGATATGAAAGCACTGGAAGGTGGGCTATTCGATGTGGCTCGCTACCCGAAAAGCTGGCTGGAAGATGACCCCGGCGTTCGCTGGTTAATGATGCAATCAGCACCGCTTCCAGGCTTCCACGAACCGGACGCGTTCATTTTCGCCAACGTGGCATAA
- a CDS encoding head decoration protein, with amino-acid sequence MSSATQTNHPQMAMMAGDFPRRYATVTIAAGEVLAAGSVLGEVTASEEFKLSAAAAEDGSEKPSVVLWEAVDASEGTVGAEVQLTGDLRAAALTLGEGHTVGSVRKALRPLSLFVHD; translated from the coding sequence ATGTCGAGTGCGACACAAACCAACCATCCCCAAATGGCAATGATGGCGGGAGATTTCCCCCGCCGTTACGCCACAGTCACCATCGCTGCAGGTGAAGTGCTGGCTGCTGGCAGCGTGCTTGGGGAGGTAACTGCCAGCGAAGAATTCAAACTCAGCGCCGCTGCAGCCGAGGACGGAAGCGAAAAGCCAAGTGTAGTGCTCTGGGAAGCGGTCGATGCTTCCGAGGGCACAGTGGGGGCTGAAGTTCAGCTTACCGGCGATCTACGTGCAGCGGCGTTGACGCTAGGAGAAGGGCACACAGTGGGCAGTGTCCGTAAAGCCCTGCGGCCGCTCAGCCTGTTCGTGCACGACTAA
- a CDS encoding S49 family peptidase, producing MTLPRTAFELAASHTWLMTAEALDTVMAVAAREGDVQALEARLGRPLDNTRSVTVRDGVAIIPVSGPIFRHANLMTEISGATATGSLATDIQAALDNPSVNVLVLDIDSPGGEATGINELAEMIYQARGTKPIKAYVGGQAASASYWIASAANEVIVDDTAQLGSVGVVLSLRKREDRPGEKSYEIVSSNAPNKRPDLETESGRAQLQTRTDELADVFLDKVARNRGIPREEVNDRFRQGGIATGALAVAAGMADRLGSLEGLIAELAGSVSTPSPKRSVMMTTVKTTAELHAAIEAGTDPKTIQIAAAETVDTEKVRAEAAEAERQRCIGIQSLAAPGFEQEVAAALANGDSVEATGLTLFKAAQDRGISLTGMQQDSTEAPPATPPKGGKEAEDEQQAVSAISRRWQTK from the coding sequence ATGACACTGCCTCGCACCGCCTTCGAGCTGGCGGCTAGCCATACGTGGCTAATGACCGCTGAAGCACTCGATACCGTCATGGCCGTTGCAGCGCGGGAAGGCGATGTTCAAGCACTGGAAGCCAGGCTAGGTCGCCCGCTAGACAATACGCGCAGCGTCACTGTGCGCGATGGCGTTGCCATTATCCCCGTTAGCGGCCCTATTTTTCGGCATGCCAATTTGATGACCGAAATTAGCGGCGCCACCGCCACTGGCAGCCTAGCCACGGACATTCAGGCGGCGCTCGATAACCCGTCCGTCAATGTACTGGTGTTGGACATTGATAGCCCCGGCGGTGAAGCCACCGGCATTAATGAACTGGCAGAGATGATCTATCAGGCGCGCGGTACCAAGCCTATCAAAGCCTACGTAGGCGGGCAGGCGGCCAGCGCTTCGTACTGGATTGCCAGCGCTGCCAATGAAGTGATCGTTGACGACACCGCCCAACTCGGCAGCGTCGGCGTGGTGCTTAGCCTGCGTAAGCGCGAAGACCGGCCCGGCGAAAAGAGCTATGAGATTGTTTCAAGCAATGCTCCGAACAAGCGTCCAGATCTGGAAACCGAGTCAGGGCGTGCCCAGCTGCAAACGCGCACCGATGAGCTCGCTGATGTGTTCCTCGACAAGGTGGCACGCAATCGCGGCATTCCCCGTGAAGAGGTAAACGACCGTTTCCGCCAGGGCGGTATCGCCACTGGTGCACTTGCCGTGGCGGCCGGTATGGCCGACCGCCTCGGCTCACTAGAGGGCCTGATTGCCGAACTGGCGGGCTCCGTTTCAACACCCAGTCCGAAAAGGAGCGTCATGATGACGACCGTTAAAACCACCGCTGAACTCCATGCCGCCATCGAAGCGGGCACCGATCCAAAGACTATTCAGATTGCGGCTGCCGAAACCGTGGATACCGAAAAGGTACGTGCTGAAGCGGCAGAGGCTGAACGTCAGCGCTGTATCGGCATTCAATCGCTGGCAGCACCAGGGTTTGAACAAGAAGTCGCGGCGGCGCTGGCTAATGGTGACAGCGTTGAGGCAACCGGTTTAACGCTTTTCAAAGCAGCTCAGGATCGCGGCATTTCGCTGACCGGCATGCAGCAAGACAGTACCGAGGCGCCCCCGGCAACGCCACCAAAAGGCGGCAAAGAAGCTGAAGACGAACAGCAAGCGGTGTCGGCAATTTCGCGCCGTTGGCAAACCAAGTAA